Proteins from a single region of Candidatus Methylomirabilota bacterium:
- a CDS encoding ABC transporter ATP-binding protein: MSPLLDVRKLGVHYVTARGTRVTKAVDEVSFTLEAGETLGIVGESGSGKTTLALSLLRLLPTAARIVGGEVRFEDEDLVAKPERDMRHIRGKRIAMILQDPMASLNPLFTVGDQVAEPLRVHERATRKSAWARAKELLRSVRIPAPEARVKEYPHQMSGGMRQRIVGAIGISCEPRLLIADEPTTSLDLTIQAQYLNLLRELQRTHGLALIFITHNLGIVAKMCDRVAVMYAGRMVEAGPVKAMFDHPAHPYTRALLESIPRMSDARQRLTAIEGQPPDLARLPAGCAFQPRCPVAVDRCRTEAPPDIVVAPAHAARCWLASPGPAVPAAAARADAVGR, from the coding sequence TTGAGCCCGCTCCTCGATGTCCGGAAGCTCGGCGTGCACTACGTCACTGCCCGTGGCACGCGCGTGACCAAGGCGGTGGACGAGGTCTCGTTCACCCTCGAGGCCGGCGAGACGCTCGGCATCGTGGGCGAGTCGGGCTCGGGCAAGACCACCCTCGCGCTCTCGCTGCTGCGACTGCTTCCCACCGCGGCGCGGATCGTGGGTGGGGAGGTCCGCTTCGAGGACGAGGACCTGGTCGCCAAGCCCGAGCGTGACATGCGGCACATCCGCGGCAAGCGCATCGCGATGATCCTGCAGGACCCGATGGCCTCGCTGAACCCCCTCTTCACGGTGGGCGATCAGGTGGCGGAGCCGCTGCGCGTTCACGAGCGCGCCACGCGCAAGAGCGCGTGGGCGCGTGCCAAGGAGCTGCTGCGCTCCGTGCGCATTCCTGCACCGGAGGCGCGCGTGAAGGAGTACCCGCACCAGATGTCCGGGGGCATGCGCCAGCGCATCGTGGGCGCCATCGGGATCTCGTGCGAGCCGCGGCTCCTCATCGCCGACGAGCCCACCACGAGCCTGGACCTCACCATCCAGGCCCAGTACCTCAATCTCCTCCGCGAGCTGCAGCGCACGCACGGGCTCGCGCTGATCTTCATCACGCACAACCTCGGCATCGTGGCGAAGATGTGCGACCGCGTCGCGGTGATGTACGCGGGCCGCATGGTCGAGGCCGGACCGGTGAAGGCGATGTTCGACCACCCCGCGCACCCCTACACGCGCGCGCTTCTGGAATCCATCCCGCGCATGAGTGACGCCCGGCAGCGGCTCACCGCCATCGAGGGCCAGCCGCCGGACCTCGCTCGCTTGCCGGCGGGCTGCGCCTTCCAGCCGCGCTGCCCGGTCGCGGTGGACCGCTGCCGTACCGAGGCGCCGCCCGACATCGTCGTGGCACCCGCCCACGCCGCGCGCTGCTGGCTCGCGTCGCCGGGGCCCGCCGTCCCCGCAGCGGCCGCGCGCGCCGACGCCGTCGGCCGCTAG
- a CDS encoding ABC transporter permease, which yields MSVPAPAMPGSRAAALTVAWRLAAFRSSGFPYVACTILATLAFVAIFANFITPYDPEVGNLGDRFKPPFWQAGGTVAHILGTDHLGRDVLARLIFGARVSMVVGFTAVIVAGAIGTLFGILSGYLGGWVDQVIMRLTDTWLALPALTFAIFLAAIAGPSEMNIVIILGAIYWTRYARVIRGEVLSLKERDFVRLAIVAGCSKRKIMRKHILPNVLNSAIVLGTLMLGVVIVTEASLSFLGVGVPPPKPAWGLMLADGKKGLMAGYWWLTVLPGCCIMLMVLSANLLGDWLRVKLDPQLRQL from the coding sequence ATGAGCGTCCCCGCTCCCGCCATGCCAGGCAGTCGTGCCGCCGCCCTCACCGTCGCGTGGCGCCTGGCCGCGTTCCGGTCGAGCGGCTTCCCCTACGTGGCCTGCACCATCCTGGCCACGCTCGCATTCGTGGCGATCTTCGCCAACTTCATCACGCCCTACGATCCCGAGGTGGGCAACTTGGGCGATCGCTTCAAGCCTCCCTTCTGGCAGGCGGGCGGGACCGTCGCGCACATCCTGGGCACGGACCATCTCGGGCGCGACGTGCTCGCCCGGCTCATCTTCGGCGCGCGCGTCTCGATGGTGGTCGGCTTCACCGCGGTCATCGTGGCGGGCGCCATCGGGACCCTGTTCGGCATCCTCTCCGGCTATCTCGGGGGTTGGGTCGATCAGGTGATCATGCGTCTCACCGACACCTGGCTGGCCCTGCCCGCGCTGACGTTCGCGATCTTCCTCGCCGCCATCGCGGGGCCGAGCGAGATGAACATCGTGATCATCCTCGGCGCGATCTACTGGACGCGCTACGCGCGCGTGATCCGCGGCGAGGTGCTGTCGCTCAAGGAGCGCGACTTCGTACGCCTGGCCATCGTGGCGGGCTGCTCGAAGCGCAAGATCATGCGCAAGCACATCCTGCCCAACGTGCTGAACTCCGCCATCGTGCTGGGCACCCTCATGCTCGGGGTGGTCATCGTCACCGAGGCCTCGCTCTCCTTCCTGGGCGTCGGCGTGCCGCCGCCCAAGCCCGCGTGGGGGCTCATGCTCGCCGACGGGAAGAAGGGCCTCATGGCCGGCTACTGGTGGCTCACCGTTCTCCCCGGGTGCTGCATCATGTTGATGGTCCTCTCCGCCAACCTCCTCGGGGACTGGCTGCGCGTGAAGCTCGATCCGCAGCTGCGCCAGCTATGA
- a CDS encoding ABC transporter permease codes for MKRFILRRVGYALVSLALLSVTIFLFVRLTGDPAVLLVEPGASKGDLDAVRKQLGLDRSLWVQYVSFMSDLLRGNFGQSFYYRTPVLELYMSRLPNSLLLAAAAMAISLIIGIPTGIIAAVRVNQWWDSAGKIFALLGLSLPSFWVGLVMILFFSVYLGWLPSSGSGSLAHLIMPAFALGWYFAAAHMRLTRSSMLEVLGSEYVKLARIKGLPEALVISKHAFKNALIPVLTLAGINLVIMVNVAVVVETVFAWPGIGRLLYEGISFRDFPVVQATVILAGAMIVVVNLVVDILYAVIDPRIRYDR; via the coding sequence GTGAAGCGCTTCATCCTCCGGCGTGTGGGCTATGCGCTCGTCTCGCTGGCGCTGCTGAGCGTCACGATCTTCCTCTTCGTCCGTCTCACCGGCGACCCCGCCGTCCTCCTGGTCGAGCCCGGGGCGAGCAAGGGTGATCTTGACGCGGTGCGGAAACAGCTCGGCCTGGACCGGTCCCTCTGGGTCCAGTACGTGAGCTTCATGTCCGACCTGTTACGCGGCAATTTCGGCCAGTCCTTCTACTACCGCACCCCCGTGCTCGAGCTGTACATGTCGCGGCTACCCAACTCCCTCCTGCTCGCGGCCGCGGCCATGGCCATCTCGCTCATCATCGGCATCCCCACCGGCATCATCGCGGCGGTGCGCGTCAATCAATGGTGGGACAGCGCTGGGAAGATTTTTGCCCTGCTCGGCCTATCGCTCCCCTCGTTCTGGGTCGGCCTCGTGATGATCCTGTTCTTCTCGGTGTACCTGGGCTGGCTCCCCTCCTCGGGTTCGGGCAGCCTCGCGCACCTGATCATGCCGGCCTTCGCCCTCGGCTGGTACTTCGCGGCCGCCCACATGCGCTTGACCAGGTCATCCATGCTGGAAGTTCTGGGCTCGGAGTACGTGAAGCTGGCCCGCATCAAGGGCCTGCCCGAGGCGCTGGTCATCAGCAAGCACGCGTTCAAGAACGCGCTGATCCCCGTGCTCACGCTTGCGGGCATCAACCTCGTCATCATGGTCAACGTGGCGGTGGTGGTGGAGACCGTCTTCGCCTGGCCCGGCATCGGCCGGCTGCTCTACGAAGGCATCTCCTTCCGTGACTTCCCGGTGGTGCAGGCGACCGTGATCCTCGCCGGCGCCATGATCGTGGTGGTGAATCTCGTCGTGGACATCCTCTACGCGGTCATCGACCCGCGGATAAGGTACGACCGATGA
- a CDS encoding amidohydrolase family protein: protein MHDLVIDNARIVDGTGAPARMGGVALSDGRITAVGIGAGEAARERLDARGLVLAPGFIDPHTHYDAQVAWDPLLTCSSWHGITTVVMGNCGVGVAPCRPAARETLMGDLVNVEAIPLEVMRRGIGWEWESFGEYMDALARRPLGINVAPLMPLTPLRHYVLGEASFDRAATPEETATLGRLYGEALDAGAFGLSTTILANHVGDQGRPLACRLASPDELRGLCGEMRRRGKGVIEAAITSLPDRVTDEEYATLELLVNESRRPVTYLAVFARPGRPPGAHEEVVQRMAPLLGRERAVPQVSCRPLRIQFTLKNPFIFATMATWGQAFNRPETEQRALYASETFRSRWKEEMERRRIFRGQWRRITVRDAAGAATLALAGQSIAEIAEGRGKDPADTILDIALADGLETLFDFPVMNQDPEGVKPLVTDPRFLIGLSDGGAHVDQLCDAGYATYLLGKWVRERQALTLEEGVRRLTSEVAAFFGIRDRGVVAPGKAADLTLFDPDTVDDVPPEYVRDLPGGGKRLVARARGVHATIVNGRVLYQHDVHTGVWPGTVLRSGT from the coding sequence ATGCATGATCTCGTGATCGACAACGCGCGCATCGTGGACGGCACCGGCGCACCCGCCCGGATGGGCGGCGTCGCGCTATCCGATGGACGCATCACCGCCGTGGGCATCGGCGCGGGCGAGGCGGCCCGCGAGCGCCTGGACGCGCGCGGCCTCGTGCTGGCGCCCGGCTTCATCGATCCCCACACCCATTACGACGCGCAGGTCGCGTGGGATCCTCTCCTCACGTGCTCGTCCTGGCACGGCATCACCACCGTGGTGATGGGCAACTGCGGCGTGGGCGTGGCGCCCTGCCGGCCCGCCGCGCGCGAAACCCTCATGGGCGACCTGGTCAACGTCGAGGCGATCCCGCTCGAGGTCATGCGGCGGGGCATCGGCTGGGAGTGGGAGTCCTTCGGCGAGTACATGGACGCGCTCGCGCGCCGGCCGCTCGGCATCAACGTGGCGCCGCTCATGCCCCTCACGCCGCTGCGCCACTACGTGCTGGGCGAGGCGTCCTTCGACCGCGCGGCGACGCCGGAGGAGACGGCGACGCTGGGCCGGCTCTACGGCGAGGCGCTGGACGCGGGGGCGTTCGGCCTCTCCACCACGATCCTCGCCAATCACGTGGGCGACCAGGGGCGGCCGCTCGCCTGCCGGCTCGCCAGCCCGGACGAGCTGCGCGGGCTCTGCGGCGAGATGCGCCGGCGCGGCAAGGGCGTCATCGAGGCGGCCATCACCTCCCTGCCCGACCGCGTCACCGACGAGGAGTACGCGACGCTGGAGCTGCTCGTGAACGAGAGCCGCCGACCGGTGACCTATCTCGCGGTGTTCGCGCGGCCGGGCCGGCCGCCGGGCGCGCACGAGGAGGTCGTCCAGCGCATGGCTCCCCTCCTCGGGCGCGAGCGCGCAGTGCCGCAGGTGTCGTGCCGGCCGCTGCGCATCCAGTTCACGCTGAAGAACCCCTTCATCTTCGCCACCATGGCGACGTGGGGCCAGGCCTTCAACCGCCCCGAGACCGAGCAGCGCGCGCTCTACGCGAGCGAGACCTTCCGCAGCCGGTGGAAGGAAGAAATGGAGCGCCGGCGCATCTTCCGCGGCCAGTGGCGCCGCATCACCGTGCGCGATGCGGCGGGCGCGGCGACGCTCGCCCTCGCGGGGCAGTCCATCGCCGAGATCGCGGAGGGGCGGGGCAAGGATCCGGCCGACACCATCCTCGACATCGCGCTCGCCGATGGGCTCGAGACCCTCTTCGACTTCCCCGTGATGAACCAGGACCCCGAGGGCGTGAAGCCGCTCGTCACCGACCCCCGCTTCCTCATCGGGCTCTCCGACGGTGGCGCCCACGTGGATCAGCTCTGCGATGCGGGCTACGCCACGTATCTCCTCGGCAAGTGGGTGCGTGAGCGGCAGGCGCTGACGCTCGAGGAGGGCGTGCGGCGCCTCACCTCCGAGGTGGCGGCCTTCTTCGGCATTCGCGACCGCGGCGTGGTCGCGCCCGGCAAGGCGGCGGACCTCACCCTCTTCGATCCCGACACGGTGGACGACGTGCCGCCCGAGTACGTGCGCGACCTCCCCGGCGGCGGCAAGCGCCTGGTCGCCCGCGCCCGCGGAGTGCACGCCACCATCGTGAATGGCCGCGTGCTCTATCAGCACGATGTCCACACCGGGGTCTGGCCCGGGACGGTGCTCCGGAGCGGCACCTGA
- a CDS encoding response regulator: protein MTIDLAAQLRHELRTPLNHIIGYAEMLLEELEGDDRSVLAAGLGAVRTDARELLARLNTALAEGEGGPPDLAAARSSLAPVLERLRTATDTVRRQAAEAGAGSLAPDLERIRAATERLGGLLGEGGMPGASSPRATAETAGAGAEPGKARSVILVVDDNEENRDLLMRRLRRQGYEVLAASGGLPGLDVLARTAVDLVLLDVMMPDLDGYAVLQRIKGDPALRDIPVLMISALDQMDSVVRCIQLGADDYLGKPFDPVLLQARVGACLEKKRLHDEEARHRRALAEMNRTLERRVAEQVAQLERLGRLKRFFSPQLAEAIVAGGAADPLKTHRRDITVVFLDLRGFTSFAETAEPEELMEMLREYHAEMGRLILAHEGTLERFTGDGLMIFFNDPVEVPDPAARAVRMAVAMRDVLEGLSARWRKRGWDLGASMGIAQGYATIGAIGFEGRWDYGAIGTVTNLAARLCAEAKTGQLFISAKVAAAVEGLIDAEDVGAITLKGLSRPVRIWNVRGLTR, encoded by the coding sequence GTGACCATCGACCTCGCCGCCCAGCTCCGCCACGAGCTGCGCACGCCGCTGAACCACATCATCGGCTACGCCGAGATGCTGCTCGAGGAGCTGGAAGGCGATGACCGGTCCGTCCTCGCCGCCGGCCTCGGCGCGGTGCGCACGGATGCCCGCGAGCTCCTGGCCCGGCTCAACACCGCGCTGGCGGAGGGCGAGGGGGGGCCGCCCGATCTCGCGGCCGCCCGGAGCAGCCTCGCCCCCGTGCTCGAGCGTCTCCGCACCGCGACGGACACCGTACGCCGGCAGGCCGCGGAAGCCGGCGCCGGATCGCTCGCGCCCGACCTCGAGCGGATTCGCGCTGCCACCGAGCGTCTTGGCGGGCTGCTCGGCGAAGGCGGCATGCCTGGCGCCTCATCGCCGAGGGCGACTGCGGAGACGGCCGGCGCGGGCGCCGAGCCCGGCAAGGCTCGGAGCGTCATCCTCGTGGTGGACGACAACGAGGAGAACCGCGACTTGCTGATGCGCCGGCTGCGGCGCCAGGGCTACGAGGTGTTGGCGGCGTCGGGTGGCCTGCCCGGGCTCGACGTGCTCGCGCGCACGGCGGTCGATCTCGTGCTGCTCGACGTCATGATGCCCGACCTGGACGGCTACGCGGTGCTCCAGCGCATCAAGGGGGACCCCGCGCTACGCGACATTCCCGTGCTCATGATCTCGGCGCTGGACCAGATGGACAGCGTGGTGCGCTGCATCCAGCTCGGCGCCGACGACTATCTCGGCAAGCCGTTCGATCCCGTGCTCCTGCAGGCGCGGGTGGGCGCGTGCCTCGAGAAGAAGCGGCTCCACGACGAGGAGGCCCGCCACCGGCGCGCCCTCGCGGAGATGAACCGAACCCTCGAGCGGCGCGTGGCCGAGCAGGTCGCCCAGCTCGAGCGCCTCGGCCGCCTCAAGCGCTTCTTCTCGCCTCAGCTCGCGGAGGCCATCGTCGCCGGCGGCGCCGCAGACCCGCTCAAGACCCACCGGCGGGACATCACCGTGGTCTTCCTGGACCTCCGTGGCTTCACCTCGTTCGCGGAGACCGCGGAGCCCGAGGAGCTGATGGAGATGCTGCGCGAGTACCACGCCGAGATGGGCCGGCTCATCCTGGCCCACGAGGGCACGCTCGAGCGCTTCACCGGCGACGGTCTGATGATCTTCTTCAACGACCCCGTCGAGGTGCCGGACCCGGCGGCGCGCGCCGTCCGCATGGCGGTAGCGATGCGCGACGTTCTCGAGGGACTGAGCGCACGGTGGCGCAAGCGCGGCTGGGACCTTGGCGCGAGCATGGGCATCGCACAGGGCTACGCGACCATCGGCGCCATTGGCTTCGAGGGGCGCTGGGACTACGGCGCCATCGGCACCGTCACCAATCTCGCCGCGCGGCTCTGCGCGGAGGCCAAGACGGGGCAGCTCTTCATCTCGGCCAAGGTGGCCGCGGCGGTGGAGGGGCTGATCGACGCCGAGGACGTCGGCGCGATCACGCTCAAGGGTCTCTCGCGGCCCGTGCGGATCTGGAACGTGCGCGGCTTGACTCGCTAG
- a CDS encoding response regulator, whose protein sequence is MPKILLVEDNEMNRDMLSRRLVKRGYDVAIAVDGEQGLAMVRSEAPALILMDMSLPGIDGWEATRRVKAAPETRGIPVIALTAHAMAGDREKALAAGCDDFDTKPVDLPRLLQKIEALIGPAAGA, encoded by the coding sequence ATGCCCAAGATCCTGCTCGTCGAGGACAACGAGATGAACCGCGACATGCTCTCGCGCCGCCTCGTGAAGCGCGGCTACGACGTCGCCATCGCGGTGGACGGCGAGCAGGGCCTCGCCATGGTGCGGTCGGAGGCGCCTGCCCTCATCCTGATGGACATGAGCCTGCCCGGCATCGATGGATGGGAGGCCACGCGCCGGGTGAAGGCGGCGCCGGAGACGCGCGGCATTCCCGTCATCGCGCTCACCGCGCACGCCATGGCCGGCGACCGCGAGAAGGCGCTCGCCGCCGGCTGTGACGACTTCGACACCAAGCCCGTCGATCTTCCGCGCCTCCTGCAAAAGATCGAGGCCCTCATCGGACCGGCGGCGGGAGCGTGA